A window from Malassezia restricta chromosome I, complete sequence encodes these proteins:
- a CDS encoding U5 snRNP protein, DIM1 family, with product MSYFLTHLPTGWHVDQAILSEEDRVVVLRFGHDWDETCMVMDETLFGVSERVKNFAVVYLVDTTQVPDFNKMYELYDPCTVMFFYRNKHIMIDLGTGNNNKINWAIDSKQEMIDLIETVYRGASKGRGLVVSPKDYSTRYSY from the exons ATGTCGTATTTTCTGACGCACTTGCCCACAG GCTGGCATGTCGATCAGGCCATTTTATCTGAAGAAGACCGCGTCGTGGTTCTGCGATTTGGACATGACTGGGATGAAACCTGTATGGTAATGGACGAGACACTCTTTGGTGTGTCCGAGCGCGTCAAAAACTTTGCCGTCGTGTACCTGGTCGACACGACTCAGGTGCCCGACTTTAACAAGATGTACGAGCTCTATGATCCGTGCACTGTTATGTTTTTCTACAGGAACAAGCATATTATGATCGATCTTGGCACAGGTAATAATAACAAAATCAACTGGGCCATCGACAGCAAGCAAGAAATGATTGATCTCATCGAGACAGTGTaccgcggcgcatccaagGGACGCGGTCTCGTTGTTAGCCCCAAAGACTACTCCACTCGATACAGCTACTAA
- a CDS encoding mitotic spindle assembly checkpoint protein MAD2: MSVAQAVGQQAPTRTHLTLKGSTTLVHEFFNYSVQSILYQRSIYPSDDFRTIKKFGLQMLATTDEDLADYLDRAMQQLKKWLEQGKVRRLVVAIVEKETQETVERWQFDIEVLNEGMAESDVPKSDDAIPKSLRKTDAQVKAEMAAIIKQITASCTFLPVLEEPCAFQILAYTDRDVEVPVEWSDSHARLIAEGKAEQVKLRSFSTHVHRVDAMVAYRREDDI, translated from the coding sequence ATGTCAGTCGCTCAGGCTGTCGGACAGCAGGCGCCTACACGGACGCATCTCACTCTCAAGGGTTCCACAACGCTTGTGCATGAATTTTTCAATTATTCGGTACAGAGCATATTGTATCAGCGCTCTATTTACCCCTCTGATGACTTTCGTACCATCAAAAAGTTTGGCCTACAAAtgctcgcgacgacggACGAAGACCTGGCTGACTATCTGGACCGGGCCATGCAACAACTAAAAAAATGGCTTGAACAAGGCAAAGTGCGTCGTTTGGTCGTGGCCATTGTTGAAAAAGAAACTCAGGAGACTGTTGAACGCTGGCAATTTGACATTGAAGTGTTGAACGAAGGCATGGCGGAATCAGACGTTCCCAAAAGCGATGATGCGATACCCAAATCACTCCGCAAGACGGATGCACAGGTCAAGGCAGAAATGGCTGCCATTATCAAACAAATAACTGCGAGCTGTACGTTTTTGCCGGTGCTGGAGGAACCATGCGCGTTCCAAATTTTGGCCTACACGGACCGTGATGTTGAAGTTCCGGTGGAATGGTCAGATTCTCACGCTCGTCTTATTGCTGAGGGCAAGGCTGAACAGGTCAAACTGCGCAGCTTTTCTACACATGTCCACCGCGTCGATGCGATGGTGGCATACAGGCGCGAAGACGACATATAA
- a CDS encoding DNA replication licensing factor MCM4, which produces MSRRDDASPQSQHGRDASSSLGLPSSSPVHPSMHERAAPSDSSSVVSGVGSPLHFPTSSPAVSQISQRTPLARRRHGPMSTTSSQSGDAEPLFFPPSTSSTPHRSRRGDIQSFSVALSSPSVLPWRMHQGLTPAANGSESERAPRSSSHASDDLVFSHGTSEDDAQYAQPQQNMLKVIWGTNVSVGETMQLFQTFLRGFRLKYRWAYVRSHGLPQAQLPHMDGELLLYEDYMRQMRRTHIPNLNLSIRDLAAFPPSKKLALQVIRYPQEVVPIMDTVLKEQMLVLAEEDLRSSLTNYEVDTLREQMDLIESMLYKVRPYGGKSTNMRDLNPSDIDKLTVVRGLVIRVSSIIPDMKVAFFRCSVCHHTVQVEIDRGRITEPQRCPRDMCNQLGSLSLIHNRCEFADRQIIRLQETPDVVPDGQTPHSISLCVYDEMANRCKPGDRIEVTGIFRSMPVRLNPRQRTLKSLFKTYVDVVHVRLNSSRRLFMDGSTRELVDTHALGVGGEDEGEMVDSDSHVAGDAPSSQLPASGRMSLFPSEEMQDQIQRLSERSDVYELLARSLAPSIYEMEDMKKGVLLQLFGGTNKSITTGDGHDGPRYRGDINVLIVGDPGTSKSQMLQYVHKIAPRGMYVSGKGSSAVGLTAYVTRDPDTKQLVLESGALVLSDGGVCCIDEFDKMPDATRSVLHEVMEQQTVSVAKAGIITTLNARTSVLAAANPIGSKYDPHLPITKNIDLPPTLLSRFDLVYLVLDQIQEATDRRLARHLVGLYLDDAPESGGSDVIPIELLTSYISYARENVAPVLTAEASDLLARRYVELRKAGEDPRSTERRITATTRQLESMIRLSEAHARMRLSTVVTAADVDEANRLIREAAKSSATDPTTGLIDLDLLATGRSLHQRRIAGDMKNELLSVIQTLAQGGGQSRPVRVTELLHSIREQSSVMVEPAELNEALQALEAEGTVQLAGDRERRTVRLL; this is translated from the exons ATGTCgcgtcgcgacgacgcgtctcCTCAATCGCAGCATGGTCGTGATGCATCATCTTCGCTTGGACTTCCTTCGAGTAGTCCTGTGCATCCGAGCATGCATgagcgagcagcgccttCGGATTCTTCCTCAG TGGTGAGTGGTGTGGGATCACCCCTGCACTTTCCAACGTCCTCTCCTGCTGTTTCGCAAATATCGCAGCGCACACCTCTGGCACGACGTCGACACGGACCGATGTCAACGACATCTAGCCAGTCTGGTGACGCTGAGCCGCTCTTTTTCCCTCCATCTACAAGTTCGACGCCGCACCGCAGTCGGCGAGGCGATATTCAATCGTTTTCTGTTGCTCTTAGCTCACCGTCTGTGCTTCCATGGCGTATGCATCAAGGATTGACTCCCGCAGCTAATGGATCTGAGTCGGAACGTGCTCCACGATCGTCCTCCCATGCTAGTGACGATCTTGTTTTTTCGCATGGCACATCGGAGGATGATGCGCAGTATGCACAGCCTCAGCAAAATATGCTCAAGGTAATTTGGGGTACGAATGTCTCGGTGGGTGAGACTATGCAGTTATTCCAGACGTTCCTACGTGGTTTTCGTCTCAAGTATCGTTGGGCTTATGTTAGGTCACATGGTCTTCCCCAAGCACAGTTGCCACACATGGATGGTGAGCTGCTGTTGTATGAGGACTATATGCGTCAAATGCGTCGAACCCATATACCCAATTTGAACCTAAGTATCCGCGATTTGGCGGCTTTTCCCCCATCCAAGAAATTGGCTTTGCAGGTAATTCGGTACCCTCAGGAAGTGGTGCCCATCATGGATACAGTCCTCAAGGAGCAGATGCTTGTGCTTGCGGAAGAAGATTTGCGCTCTAGCCTAACAAATTATGAAGtggacacgctgcgtgaaCAGATGGATCTCATCGAGAGTATGCTATACAAAGTTCGACCATACGGCGGCAAAAGCACCAACATGCGGGACTTGAATCCCTCAGATATCGATAAACTTACGGTCGTTCGCGGCCTCGTCATCCGTGTATCGTCCATCATTCCTGACATGAAAGTGGCGTTCTTCCGTTGCTCAGTATGCCATCATACTGTGCAGGTAGAGATTGATCGCGGTCGGATCACCGAGCCGCAGCGATGTCCGCGTGACATGTGCAACCAACTTGGATCCCTCTCGCTGATCCACAACCGATGTGAGTTTGCCGATCGCCAGATCATTCGACTTCAAGAAACCCCTGATGTCGTTCCCGACGGACAGACGCCTCATTCCATTAGTTTGTGTGTCTACGACGAGATGGCGAATCGATGCAAACCCGGTGACCGCATTGAAGTCACGGGCATTTTCCGCAGCATGCCGGTCCGCCTAAATCCtcggcagcgcacgcttAAGAGCCTGTTCAAGACATATGTGGACGTGGTGCATGTCAGGCTCAACAGCAGTAGGCGTTTGTTCATGGATGGCTCGACGCGTGAGTTGGTGGACACACATGCACTTGGTGTGGGAGGCGAAGATGAGGGCGAGATGGTGGATTCGGACAGCCATGTGGCTGGCGATGCACCATCCTCGCAGCTTCCTGCGAGCGGGCGCATGTCCCTTTTTCCCAGCGAAGAAATGCAGGATCAGATTCAACGGCTCTCtgagcgcagcgacgtaTACGAGTTGCTGGCTCGCAGCCTAGCTCCAAGCATCTATGAGATGGAGGATATGAAAAAGGGCGTTTTACTGCAGTTGTTTGGTGGAACAAACAAGTCGATTACGACGGGTGATGGCCATGATGGCCCTAGGTACCGAGGTGATATCAATGTACTGATTGTCGGTGACCCTGGTACGTCTAAGAGTCAGATGCTCCAGTACGTGCACAAGATTGCACCGCGTGGAATGTATGTGTCCGGCAAGGGCTCGTCGGCTGTGGGTCTGACGGCCTATGTGACACGCGATCCTGATACCAAGCAACTTGTGCTGGAAAGCGGGGCGCTTGTGCTTTCAGATGGTGGTGTATGTTGTATCGACGAATTTGACAAGATGCCTGATGCAACGCGCAGCGTACTTCATGAGGTCATGGAGCAACAGACTGTGTCTGTGGCCAAGGCCGGCATCATCACCACCCTCAATGCTCGAACGTCTGTGCTGGCCGCAGCGAATCCAATTGGGTCCAAGTATGATCCGCATTTGCCCATCACCAAAAACATTGACTTGCCGCCGACGCTACTCAGTCGTTTCGATTTGGTGTACTTGGTTCTAGATCAAATTCAAGAGGCCACGGATCGGCGTTTGGCACGCCATTTGGTCGGACTTTATCTCGATGATGCGCCAGAGAGTGGTGGAAGCGATGTGATTCCGATTGAACTGCTGACCTCCTACATTTCGTACGCGCGTGAAAACGTTGCCCCTGTCTTGACTGCTGAGGCCAGCGACTTGCTAGCGCGTCGATACGTCGAGCTCCGCAAGGCTGGTGAAGATCCACGCAGTACCGAGCGCCGTATCACAGCGACCACGCGACAATTAGAAAGCATGATCCGTCTCTCTGAAGCccatgcgcgcatgcggctTTCCACTGTCGTAACGGCGGCggatgtggacgaggcgaaTCGACTGATCCGCGAAGCAGCCAAGTCGAGTGCCACGGACCCCACGACTGGTCTCATCGATTTGGATCTCTTAGCCACCGGTCGCTCCTTGCACCAGCGGCGGATCGCGGGCGACATGAAGAACGAGTTGTTGTCGGTGATTCAGACCTTGGCTCAGGGTGGCGGCCAATCTCGACCCGTGCGTGTCACAGAGCTGCTGCATTCGATCCGCGAGCAGAGTTCTGTGATGGTGGAGCCCGCAGAGCTCAATGAGGCATTgcaggcactcgaggcCGAGGGCACTGTGCAGCTCGCAGGTGATCGTGAGCGACGTACAGTACGTCTGCTATAG
- a CDS encoding cleavage and polyadenylation specificity factor subunit 3, giving the protein MADKVPDTESPMSEDKLCIEMLGAGQEVGRSCCVITFKGFTIVCDAGVHPAHTGLTALPFIDNLDWSTVDALLITHFHLDHAAALTYIMEKTNFCDGKGKVYMTHPTKAIYRFLMSDFVRISNAGSDRMLFDESEMLASWRQIEAVDYHQEVVLGGGFRFTPYHAGHVLGACMFMIEMAGLRVLYTGDYSREEDRHLVQAEVPPVRPDVLICESTYGTQSLEPRLDKEMRFTALIHSIINRGGRVLLPVFVLGRAQELLLLLDEYWEAHPELHSVPIYYASSLARKCMSIYQTYIHTMNQHIRTRFHRRDNPFVFKHVSNLRSLDKFDDKGPCVMMASPGFMQSGISRELLERWAPDKRNGVIVSGYSVEGTMARDILSDPDDIVAMNGQRIPRRMSVDYISFSAHVDYTQNSRFIDQVKAKHVVLVHGELKNMTGLRAALQSRYSDREEDVNIYMPRNCEPLYLSFRADRTAKVIGSLAKHPPKANETIDGLLVAKDFSYTVLAPEDLTEFTGLSTSTIVQRQRVALNVGWELARWHLEGMYGRVDEGVDEQGYRCMRIMSVVDIKQVRQDMLVLEWESSVSNDMVADSVMALLLSIDSCPATVKMTMHDHVCQHAAPPPPSGESHINTLESLFAVLEAHFGDVEMLDIGNCAHEEVPNDASPTDRLCATIPSPVRPGVKVALDDEPAIVSLDDMVVYCETESLKHRVERLVAMVRSASTPIVDAFHLTPACSSMLFQGKHNQVKLEQNDTKDIPRMQITQ; this is encoded by the exons ATGGCGGACAAGGTACCGGACACCGAGTCGCCTATGAGCGAAGACAAGCTGTGCATCGAAATGCTGGGTGCTGGTCAAGAAGTGGGCCGGAGCTGTTGTGTTATTACATTCAAGG GTTTTACGATCGTGTGTGATGCTGGCGTTCATCCTGCACATACGGGCCTGACGGCGTTGCCGTTTATTGATAACTTGGACTGGAGTACCGTGGATGCTCTGCTGATCACCCATTTTCATCTGGATCACGCTGCGGCGCTAACGTACATTATGGAAAAGACTAACTTTTGTGACGGCAAAGGCAAGGTGTACATGACCCATCCTACCAAGGCTATTTACCGTTTTCTTATGTCCGACTTTGTGCGCATATCAAATGCTGGTTCAGATCGTATGCTGTTCGATGAATCTGAGATGCTCGCCTCTTGGCGTCAGATCGAGGCGGTCGACTATCACCAAGAGGTGGTGTTGGGCGGTGGATTCCGGTTCACCCCCTACCATGCCGGACATGTGCTCGGCGCCTGTATGTTTATGATCGAAATGGCAGGCTTGCGCGTGCTTTATACGGGCGATTATAGCCGCGAAGAAGACCGGCATCTTGTTCAGGCCGAAGTGCCACCCGTCCGGCCTGACGTGCTGATCTGCGAGAGCACATACGGCACTCAGAGTCTGGAGCCGCGACTCGACAAGGAGATGCGCTTCACCGCCTTGATACACAGTATTATCAATCGTGGTGGACGCGTTTTACTGCCCGTGTTTGTGTTAGGCCGTGCTCAAGAGTTGTTGCTCTTACTTGACGAGTACTGGGAAGCCCATCCTGAGCTGCATTCTGTTCCGATTTACTACGCTTCATCGCTTGCGCGGAAATGCATGTCCATCTACCAAACATATATTCACACGATGAATCAACACATCCGGACGCGTTTTCACCGGCGCGACAACCCATTTGTGTTCAAGCACGTAAGCAACCTACGCAGCCTCGACAAATTCGACGACAAGGGCCCTTGTGTGATGATGGCCAGTCCTGGATTCATGCAAAGTGGTATATCGCGTGAACTACTTGAGCGATGGGCGCCAGACAAGCGAAATGGTGTGATTGTGAGTGGGTACTCGGTCGAAGGTACCATGGCACGAGATATCCTCAGTGATCCGGACGACATTGTCGCGATGAATGGCCAGCGCATCCCCCGCCGCATGTCAGTGGACTATATCTCGTTTTcggcgcacgtcgactATACGCAAAACTCGCGCTTTATTGATCAAGTGAAGGCGAAGCATGTGGTGCTTGTGCATGGTGAACTCAAAAATATGACGGGTCTACGTGCTGCCTTGCAAAGTCGGTACTCGGATCGTGAAGAGGACGTCAACATTTATATGCCCCGTAACTGTGAGCCCCTGTATTTGTCATTTCGTGCCGATCGTACAGCGAAGGTCATTGGCTCCCTGGCAAAACATCCGCCTAAAGCGAACGAAACGATCGATGGCCTGCTCGTCGCCAAGGACTTTTCATACACGGTTCTCGCCCCCGAAGATCTGACCGAATTTACTGGTTTGAGTACAAGCACCATTGTACAAAGGCAGCGTGTTGCCCTGAATGTGGGCTGGGAGCTTGCACGATGGCATCTTGAAGGCATGTATGGTCGTGTCGACGAGGGTGTCGATGAGCAAGGCTAccgatgcatgcgcataATGAGCGTGGTTGACATTAAGCAGGTGCGCCAAGATATGCTCGTACTAGAATGGGAGTCGAGTGTGTCAAACGACATGGTCGCCGACTCGGTGATGGCCCTACTACTCAGCATTGACAGTTGCCCCGCCACAGTGAAGATGACGATGCACGATCACGTCTGCCAACACGCAGCGCCACCACCCCCCTCGGGCGAGTCACATATCAATACGCTGGAATCGCTCTTTGCTGTACTTGAGGCGCACTTTGGCGACGTGGAAATGCTGGACATTGGGAACTGCGCTCATGAAGAGGTGCCCAACGATGCGAGTCCTACCGATCGCCTATGTGCTACGATTCCTTCGCCAGTGCGCCCAGGTGTCAAGGTGGCCTTGGACGATGAGCCGGCCATTGTATCGCTGGATGACATGGTCGTATACTGCGAAACTGAATCCCTCAAGCACCGTGTCGAGCGTCTCGTTGCCATGGTGCGCTCCGCGAGCACACCCATCGTGGACGCCTTTCATCTCACGCCGGCATGCTCATCCATGCTCTTCCAGGGTAAGCACAACCAAGTCAAACTAGAGCAAAATGATACGAAGGATATACCCCGCATGCAAATTACACAATAG
- a CDS encoding 4a-hydroxytetrahydrobiopterin dehydratase, with the protein MISRSLLHIPSTLRSIRFMSTQWADAQCVPCSKKAIRELGLKALTAEETRTKIQQLEPGWTLAPQPQVGESSPVPLALQKVFRFRNFATASTFASQLGKVADAQGHHPAILLEWGSVAVWWWSHALQGLHENDFIMAARTDRVASSTEGRKS; encoded by the coding sequence ATGATTTCTCGGTCCTTGCTGCACATCCCATCCACGTTACGTTCGATCCGATTCATGTCGACGCAGTGGGCTGATGCACAATGCGTACCTTGCTCAAAAAAGGCCATTCGCGAACTTGGTCTGAAGGCACTCACTGCCGAAGAGACGCGTACCaagatccagcagctcgagcctGGCTGGACGCTGGCACCGCAGCCCCAAGTGGGCGAATCGTCGCCGGTACCACTTGCCCTCCAAAAAGTGTTTCGATTTCGCAACTTCGCCACGGCGTCAACGTTTGCAAGTCAGCTCGGAAAGGTAGCAGACGCTCAGGGACATCACCCCGCCATCTTGCTGGAATGGGGCAGCGTAGCCGTGTGGTGGTGGAGCCATGCCCTGCAAGGTCTGCACGAGAACGACTTTATCATGGCGGCCCGCACAGACCGTGTCGCCTCCAGTACCGAGGGTCGTAAGTCGTAA
- a CDS encoding F-type H+-transporting ATPase subunit g, translating to MLSMFRQMVTSQSSRLARTSMTRGYASQSGNGAVQGLSERAQAIGASVLKVAERALGSYAEPVMYNLKVAGSIAKQVYIAEKLAPPTSLSQIQAAYRQIWACVSKASWWTHSLPAGEWRKVAVYGVEAIGIFSIGEIIGKRKLVGYRIKEHGPAHH from the exons ATGCTTTCCATGTTCCGCCAGATGGTGACGTCTCAGAGctcgcgcctcgcgcgcacGTCTATGACCCGTGGATATGCCTCGCAGTCGGGCAACGGTGCCGTGCAGGGCTTGTCCGAGCGTGCCCAGGCGATCGGCGCATCAGTGCTCAAGGTTGCTGAGCGTGCTCTTGGCTCGTACGCCGAGCCCGTGATGTACAACCTCAAGGTGGCTGGCTCGATTGCTAAGCAGGTGTACATTGCTGAGAAGCTGGCTCCCCCTACGAGCCTGTCGCAGATCCAGGCAGCATACCGTCAGATCTGGGCCTGCGTCTCGAAGGCCTCGTGGTGGACTCACTCGCTCCCTGCCGGTGAATGGCGCAAGGTTGCCGTGTACGGCGTGGAGGCTATTGGTATCTTTTCGATCGGCGAGATT ATCGgcaagcgcaagctcgTGGGCTACAGAATCAAGGAGCATGGCCCAGCTCACCACTAA
- a CDS encoding tyrosine-protein phosphatase SIW14 gives MAGHVDPAMQFASEPTMDYTALLCRRPDDDVDVPKPPKHLEFLHRILSENDAKTQSPRQGADVSNCDSDEKSDQDSKNMSPTKSAFVPSEELIPPDNFAMVNSWVYRSSFPKKKHFPFLKTLGLRSVLTLILEDYPEQNIQFLDENGIRFFQYGIPGNKEPFVQIPSQTITAALATILDRRNHPMLIHCNKGKHRTGCLIGCLRKLQQWSLTTIFDEYRRFSYPKSRSMDQEFIELYSEQAVWPHIEPQWMPRWTVLGRREILSLITSATTDASHNDHDNDDVVHGM, from the coding sequence atGGCCGGCCATGTAGATCCTGCCATGCAGTTTGCATCTGAACCCACTATGGATTACACTGCTCTTTTGTGCCGCAGACCAGACGATGATGTGGATGTGCCTAAACCACCAAAACATCTCGAATTCTTACACCGCATCTTATCGGAAAATGACGCTAAAACGCAGTCCCCACGACAGGGAGCGGACGTTTCCAACTGTGACTCTGACGAAAAGTCCGATCAAGATTCGAAAAATATGAGTCCAACAAAAAGTGCATTCGTGCCTAGTGAGGAGTTGATTCCACCTGACAATTTTGCCATGGTCAACTCATGGGTATACCGGAGCAGCTTTCCCAAAAAGAAACACTTCCCCTTCCTGAAGACGCTAGGCCTACGAAGCGTTTTGACGCTTATTCTTGAAGATTACCCCGAACAGAACATTCAATTTTTGGATGAAAATGGTATCCGGTTCTTTCAGTACGGAATCCCCGGTAACAAAGAACCTTTTGTACAGATTCCTAGTCAGACCATCACAGCAGCACTTGCTACAATCCTGGACAGGCGAAATCACCCCATGTTGATCCACTGCAACAAGGGCAAGCATAGGACAGGCTGTCTAATTGGCTGCTTGCGCAAACTGCAACAATGGTCACTCACCACCATTTTCGATGAATATCGTCGCTTTAGCTATCCTAAATCTCGCAGCATGGACCAGGAGTTTATCGAGCTTTATTCGGAACAGGCTGTATGGCCACACATCGAGCCGCAATGGATGCCTCGTTGGACAGTCTTAGGCCGGCGCGAAATCCTGTCTTTGATCACGTCCGCGACAACAGATGCATCACATAATGATCATGACAATGATGACGTAGTGCATGGCATGTAA
- a CDS encoding protein DML1, whose product MTRPKEIVSLSFGTPANYVAAHYWNAQQAYFDYGPDAPPPLVEHDVSFKAGLGVDGLDTYSPRALLFDVREEFGHLSKIHELYDPGPDEAFDGEVIQTHQGETNRSYWTDLAQTLFHPKSLVTVSASSLYGSSFLSNMGTDTQNPTLETFAQGQAIARAMDDEQRITEDTLRWWTEDTDLMQGFQLSASAYDAYGGIVCTYLDMLADEYPKTERHLTLLSQRIDHANTRYTAMNQVLSLVRALEYAHLVTPVAMEEPTPWPHVRSDANDLHRSAVLSTLLETATLPQRLMHRTDSMHTLRMRLQWHGDTRFAQLGGCMPTPLLAEERPDPMDALLQAMLAQRGIAHSPPDRVPAAAKRLRDAWWDASMPWANASDPGATPYAEAVVARDADSKAEQPTMDALAHEYPLSEPFVSRTFVPMAYPIEPTYPSILHGVTSDGRPWAGDEKVNVTSMPCISSLRTSPEMRCIIKEARSFTLDVLQGHAPLSMYGMEKDDRDVLVDVRETLETLYDVYGGVDDDQGPGTDEEWEVDAW is encoded by the coding sequence ATGACGCGTCCAAAAGAAATTGTGTCCCTGTCATTCGGCACGCCCGCCAACTATGTGGCGGCACATTATTGGAACGCACAGCAGGCCTACTTTGACTACGGTCCTGATGCGCCACCCCCGCTCGTAGAGCATGATGTGTCGTTCAAGGCGGGACTGGGTGTGGATGGTTTGGACACGTACTCGCCACGCGCTCTGCTCTTTGATGTGCGTGAAGAGTTTGGGCACCTCAGCAAGATACACGAGCTATATGATCCAGGCCCAGACGAGGCGTTCGACGGCGAAGTTATCCAGACGCATCAGGGAGAGACAAATCGCTCTTACTGGACGGACCTAGCACAAACGCTGTTCCACCCCAAGTCGCTCGTGACGGTAtcagcgtcgtcgctgtACGGCAGCTCTTTCCTCTCGAATATGGGTACAGATACTCAAAATCCGACACTCGAAACTTTTGCGCAGGGTCAAGCCATTGCTCGCGCCATGGATGATGAACAGCGCATCACTGAAGATACGCTCCGATGGTGGACAGAAGATACTGACCTCATGCAGGGCTTTCAACTCAGTGCCTCGGCATACGATGCCTACGGTGGTATTGTGTGCACGTACCTAGATATGCTCGCTGATGAATACCCCAAGACTGAGCGGCATCTGACGCTGCTGTCACAGCGTATCGACCATGCGAACACGCGTTACACGGCTATGAATCAGGTGCTGTCTCTCGTGCGTGCATTGGAGTATGCTCATCTCGTGACGCCAGTTGCGATGGAAGAACCAACACCATGGCCGCATGTACGCTCCGATGCGAATGACTTGCATAGGAGTGCTGTTCTATCGACGCTCTTAGAGACGGCCACTCTTCCACAACGTCTTATGCACCGCACCGACTCTATGCACACACTTCGTATGCGTTTGCAGTGGCATGGTGATACTCGATTTGCTCAACTGGGTGGCTGCATGCCGACACCACTTTTAGCTGAGGAGCGCCCAGATCCTATGGACGCACTACTCCAAGCCATGCTGGCTCAGCGGGGCATAGCTCATTCGCCTCCTGATCGCGTGCCAGCCGCGGCTAAGCGACTCCGGGACGCTTGGTGGGATGCATCGATGCCTTGGGCGAATGCTAGCGATCCTGGCGCCACGCCTTACGCCGAAGCGGTGGTGGCCCGTGATGCGGATAGTAAAGCGGAACAGCCTACGATGGATGCCTTGGCTCATGAATACCCTCTAAGCGAGCCTTTTGTTTCGCGCACGTTCGTGCCTATGGCATACCCTATCGAGCCGACATATCCTTCCATTTTGCATGGCGTCACCAGCGATGGACGCCCATGGGCAGGCGACGAGAAAGTCAACGTtacgtcgatgccgtgcatTTCATCTCTGCGTACGTCACCGGAAATGAGATGCATCATTAAAGAGGCACGGTCGTTCACGCTTGACGTTCTACAGGGACACGCGCCGCTGAGCATGTATGGTATGGAAAAAGATGATCGTGATGTATTGGTGGATGTGCGTgagacgctcgagacgctgtaTGATGTGTACGGAGGCGTCGATGACGATCAAGGCCCAGGCACAGATGAAGAATGGGAAGTGGATGCATGGTAG